TGAAGTTGATTTATTGaactacattttaatttttaaatcttacgaataaaaaagtaataacaaaacaaattaataataactatatttcttttattattaaaaaataaccaaACAAAAACACCACATTTTTCATGTGTTCTTTTTTCAATGTGCAGGTTTATGTAGTTGTTATATAAGTGGCATCGAAGAATATCTTGTAAGTGCCTTGCACCAATCACGCTCAAAATTGCTCccttatatattgttttaaagttaTGCTACTTGACATTTTTGGttatttgtttatatagttTATGTTTGTGGTGATTACAGaacaaaatgaattttgaaatagtAGATGATCAACATGTTAATGATAATATGAATGATTCTTTGCCACCAATCGTAGAAGAGATTGATAATGAGGGTAGAAATTTTGATAGAGAAAGTAAGAGACCTAAGGGAACTACTTTAAAGGTTTAGGATCatttacaaaaacataaataaaagaaggTAAAGAAAAAGCAAAATATAATGCATGTGGTGCAGAGTATGTTTCTGGTGGTTCAAATATAGGGACCTCAACAATGTTATGTCATTTGTCAAAGTGTATGGTCCTAAAGAAATTAAAACACAATGACGTGGGGAAAATGATAATTGATCATACTGGGAAATTAAGATCTAGGGAAATTGACCAAAAAGTTCTAGATGACCTTATTTCAATGGCTATTATTCAACATGGGCTTCCATATAATTTTGTTGAATAtaagtggattaaagaattGCTTGTATATCTAAATCCAAAAGTAAGAGTTCCAAGTAGGAATACAATTGTGTCTAATATTTCAAAGAAATTTTATGAACACAAAGAGAGGGTGAAACTCGCAATGCGTAAATCTCATAGCCGAAATTGTTTGACATCTGATTGTTGgacttttataaatcaagaagGGTTTATTTGTTTGACtgctcattttttttatctgagTTGGAGGTTGAAGAGTAAGATTATTGCCTTTTGTAAAATGGAACCTCACATACTGGTCATGATTTGGCACAAAAAAATTTTGCTTTGTTGCTTGATTGGGGAATAGATAGGAAGATTTTTTCTATCATATTAGACAATGCTAGTGCCAATGAGGTGTTGCAAAAAATTTTATGTGAGCAAATGAATTTGCAAAATAGTTTGATATGTAATGGTGATTACTTTCATGTAAGGTGTAGTGCACATGTCTTGAATATTATTGTGCAAGAGGGATTAAGGGTGGCTTCTGATGCTTTACATAAGATTAGATAGAGTATCAAGTATGTAAGAGGATCAAAGGCAAGAAAAATTGCATTTAAAGAATGTGTTATTCAAGTGAGGGGTATTGATACCAAAGTAGGTTTGAGAATGGATGTTGCtactagatggaattctacCTACCTTATGCTTGAGAATGCAATTAGATATCGGCGTGCCTTTGCAAGCTTGGCTATCCGTGATAGAAATTATATTCATCGTCCATCAAATGATGAGTGGAAAAGGGCTGAAAAATGTTAGTTCTTGAAGCCATTTTATGTAATGATTAATTTGATTTCAGGTTCTTCTTATCCAACTTTAAATTGTTACTTCATGCAAGTTTGGAAAATTGAATGTTTGTTGCAGGAAAATGCAAAAAGTGATGATTTGACGATTAAAGATATGTCATTGAGTATGATGAACAAGTTTAGTAAGTATTGGGATCATTattgtgatatttttttctattgggGCTATTCTTGATCCATGGATGAAGTTTAaagcaatttgattttgttatttaaagATTGATCCTTCTACTTGTGAAGAAAAGATTAATGTTTTAAAGGATAATATGTATAAGTTGTCTAAAGAATAGGTTAATTTAAATCCAAAGGAGTTAAAGAGTTCAAGTTCTCAAGTTTCTCCTCGACCACAACTTTCTTCTTTTACGAATGATGAGCGAGTGATGGATGCATTTGATGTgactttttaattcttaaatttctCCTTAAACACAacatgctttattttatttcttacttaTGAAtgacatattaaatatttttcatattgtcTTAGGAATATGTTGATTATTTGAGCCAACATGTTAATGACATTAGAAGGTCTGAATTGGATCTTTATTTAGATGAAGGTAATCTtgatccaaatttttttgataagTTGGATGTATTGAGCTATTGGAGGGATCGTCGAGATCGTTATCCAAACTTGTCTAAGATGGCTTGTGACATGCTTAGCATTTCAATCACTATCGTTACTAGTGAGTCTGCCTTTAGTCTTAGTTCTCGTGTGCTAACCAAATATCATTCTTCCATTCTTCTAGAGAATGTTGAGACACTCATTTTAACACAAAATTGGTTGCATGGTTTTGAACTAACAGGTAACATTATTGTTAGtactataaaattaatttaattatttaatacttaatcttttaatattattagttaacattcttttttcttgttttattgtagatggggataaagaagatgcttcaagagatgaaaatgttgtggatttatccattcaagactctaatactatagtttgataagtgacaagaatgatttgatgttagatagtagtttatatttttgtaattttggtttgtatttggagtttaacataatttgggattttatttggattgtattgaagtttatttagattttaattggaattataatttagttttcttgggattcaagaaaaaaaaaattgtatgcttttttttagttaagtgagtcagtgagccaacccgtggtgggtcgggtcgggttctaatttttttggctcgctaataagtaaGGTGGGTTGGGTTGACCCACTAAGTGGCCAACCTGTCGTGGGCCGAACCGGGTTGGATCGGGTGacccgttttgacaactctacaTGTTGCTATTGTACTTTAGCTATAATCTTCgttgttatttttcttgtctTTGATTAGATAAACTAATTGGTATTATTTCGAtggaaaatgaatataaattattatgaaaaataaaaaaaaatttactttactcaacaaaaaaaaaatattttactcatCACAAATTTGGGTCAATCCGCGAGGCGGGACGGGTCAAAACAGGCAGGGCTGGCCAGTTTGCCATCCCTACTATTTTGGATTCATGTTATCGACGGTGTCCTTTCCTTCAAAAAGCCTATTCTGATGTTTGCAATGCCTCATCTCACCTTAATGCGAATTCCCTTCCCATCGGTCCAATGTTATACCTCACCAAGCCATTTATAAACTGTAGACTTTTTCATATGACAATTTCAACTGATGGTAATCTCAGTTTGGTTTATTTGTTTGTAGCTTATATGTGGTCAGGAAGTTGAATCCACTcaaaatctttttcaaactGCTATTAATGAAGTTAACTATCATCCACTCATTACGCACTGCATAAATGTAATACTGATGATGCTTTCCACAAGGAACCAGGGTCCAGCTGCATAAATCTTTAGTCCCTTTTCTCCTTCAATAAAAGACTTATGATGTAGTTTTAGACATCATACTTTCcctataaaaagaataatttgtatatataaagttaactttaatatatagaaaatccattcaatttcatttttggtATTCTTCTGTGTCATAGAATAACTTTTTCCAGAAACTTTACTCTTGGAATTCCTCATATTGGTTCCCTTTCTCTGGTCATCCTTTCCTCAAATGCATTTCTTTCACACCTTTCGGATTTGTTGCATAATATGTTGACAAAATTGGCCTAAATTGCCCCACCACCACCCACCAGAACTACAATGTAATATATAAGTTTTCGGCTCTAATTTCTCAAGCACTTGGGACCCGTATTTGAGGCTGTCGATAAAATAACacttgaaattgttcaattctAGAATTtgctgagaaaaaaaaaaaaagagcttaATAATAGCTGCCATTATCAGATTGGTTATGGGTTACAACAAGGTTTTCTCTAACAAGGTATACCAACCATTGCAAAATAAGGTTCAAACCCTTCCCAACAAAACTTTCAAAAAGCAGGTACGATTTTTGTAGCTATATATATGACTTGAGCATGGTGATGCCAGCCTCATGACAGAAAGGAGATTGAGACATGTAGAATACCATGCATGCGTGCCAATTTAGTTCTAATTAATATCAACCACTAATGTACATTTTTATCAAAGCCTTTCAATTCACTCAAAATGTTAATTATgcatgaaggaaataaaatgaTGAACTTAGTTTCAACTCTAAACCATTATTAGTTATGACAATGGAGGATTTCTTGCATTTCACTTCAGCTAAAAATTTACTACTGCTATCATCTCATAATGAATTGCTAACTTTTACTATATGGTGAAACCACACATCTCAAGATTCTGCACCATTTCAATATCACAGGAAATTGACAAAAGCATTCCTATGAATAATACATTACAGAAAAAGAAATCACTTTTATGCAGTACAGTGATGAACTGAAATAGAAGAATGTAAAGGGGTGGTTAAACAACACAGGATTAACTCAAAGTAAGAATTTAGAGAAAATGGGGTACCCCATGTTACAATAAACTAAAATCTCGTGTCTTCCTATGAGAAAACTATTCATGTGGCTGTTGCATCAAGATATAAGTTGATCTGTGAATTTGGGGTGTCAAAAACCAGAAACTAATATATTAAGATACTGAAATCTCTTCATGAATTGATTGAGATCTCTAAATAGATTTTCTTCCTTACTTAAAGGTCATACTTATCTGTCAAGCATACATTGCTTCAAGATATAACTAGAAAAAAGCTCGGCTACCATAAAATACACGTGATCCATCcattttcttatctatttctaACTTGCTGTTGTTATGATTTTGAATCACGTCACCATGGCCTTCACTTTCAGGTTTATCAAGGTCCATTGGGATCTTCATTTTTGCCAAAGACTCTGTGAATTGTTGCATGCTTCTCATATACATGTCAACTATTTGCTGCTGCATAACTGATTGCTCAGCCTCCATATTGATGTTCCTCAGTGGAGCAGAAAAAACCTGACCAAACCTTGCTGGTTCTGTATTCCTTTCACTATTGATCTCTTTCTCCTTGCTTGATGGGAATTTTGATTCCTTATCATCTCTGGCTCCACTTTCTTTCTTGGAAGTTGGAGTATCTGGACTAGCACCAGAGTTCTGATAGCCTTCAACCTTGACTGAAACATTGAAAGAATTTCTTGACTCACCCCTCAAGTTACTCTTGTCCTCAACTGAATCAGATGAGTTTCTATCATCACTTAAGCTTGTAGTAGTAGAGCTTGGGAACACAGAATTCTGAGTGCTCACGTTTGGAGGAATGGACTCATGATTCTCATCTGAATCTGTAACAGTCATTTCATAATCATTACCTTGAGGAGAATCACCAAGTTGAAGAAATGGTAGAAATCCTACTGAATTAGGCCTTGACGCAGAAGAACCGTAAGAGTCCAAATTGAAGTACTCAGAAACCAATTTCTGGTTGTCCTTCATAACACCTACATCTGGAAATTCAATTCTTGAATACTCAACTGGGTCTGCAATATCTTGAGAGATTTTTGAATCAAGCAAGACAACTTCTGAGGATATGGATGAATTAGTAGCTGATTGTGATAAAGAATTCACCTTGGAACTGGTCGGAAAACATGTGTCCAAAGACACTGTTAATTGGACAGTTCCAGCAGGACAATGGAAAAGATCAGTGGAGGAAAGACTATAATCTTCAGTCACCTTTCCTTTGCCAACAACTTGCGAAATCTGGACCAAAGCAAATCCTAAAAGCTGGTCTTCCAAATGATTTCTTGACCTGCTAAACATCCAAATCTCACACTTGAGAACAGCATCCATCTGGGTAATCTTCATCCTCAagttttcattgaaaattgGGTTTTCTCCACCTCCATTAATGATTCTAGTGGAGAGAGTGTCATCTGGGTTGTACGTAAGAGAGAACTTGGCATACACATCCTGATTATCATAGATGCATATGTTATGTATGTTCCTAGCATGATGAACATAGATATCAAGAATCCCTGAGAACTCAGCATCATCATCTGCATGATTCATTGTGTTCGAGTTTGGATTGTACCTGAAGCTGGTAGTTTGATGACTCTGATCAAATGAATTCATTCTAACCTGCTGGTACCACTTCAAACTTTGTTCTATAACTTGCCAGAAAAAGGCTCAAGAACAATGAACTATAACACAAGCAGAATTTAGATAGATATTTTAGTTCATCAATGATCCTACAACAAGGGTACTTAATCCAATTTCCCACTACTCTTTTGAATgagttttcaaaattcaaaacaccTTTTCCATTACAATAACAAGCTTCCAATCACGGCAAGAGAGAAAGCATGTAAAAAGGGTTAAACCGAACTAGAACAGAGTTTTCTAACCTAGTTGAACGAGTAACAACAGAGAGTTGTTAAAACCTGATTCTAAATATACACTGGAAGATGATGTTCTTGTAGGGTGAAGATGTTTGTCATATGAATCCAAGAATTCAGACAGAAAGCAGCAAGAAAAGtgtaagagaaagaaagagttaAGGTGTTGTAATGAAGTGTGTTGTTTTGATGGACATGTTGTGGTAGTAGGTGAAAAAATGAAGGATGAAAGCATGAAAATGAATAGGGAAAATTATGATGACGTAATGGGTTGGTTGGATACCACCCTTTTTCTTCCATTGATTCTGTTCTTGCTACAGTGGCATGaagtaattatataaaaggataaaaataaaataaaataggaaaaagtTATTTGACACCATCGTTTCCAAATAACTAtcatttaatatcaatttttttaataaaatattattatttaaataaaatattaatttatataaatatcaaaatgagaGTATTAGTATCAAATTATCACCCTCCGATAAAATAAGGTTTCTTATTGCATCCACCTACCTACGGATGTCATTGAtgggttaaattaaaaaatgagtaagttttatttagtttattgtTCGGTGAGTTACACATCTCTACTCAATTACttgataactttattttaaagaaaatataattattaaaaaataaattttatatctgtagaaaagtaaaaaatgaaaaattaaatagtggatataaaaatatattgaaagttGAAATATTACCTTCCAGAAAGATATATTACCTAACTAACCAACAATTGGGTATGAATACAATAGTAAATCACCATggatatttgaacccctaaatgaaattgaatgctaataagataattttattatatgctAGGGTTCACcgagtaaaactaaaattatatattaattttttgtgccttcttttctgttttctaataatttttactttatttaattgaCGTAATACAAActtgaagaaacaaaaagaaaaagacacaaagataaattttattccgaatttcacaataaaaaataaataattagaatgaaaagttaaagaaaataaaagtatttaattat
This portion of the Vigna unguiculata cultivar IT97K-499-35 chromosome 6, ASM411807v1, whole genome shotgun sequence genome encodes:
- the LOC114187028 gene encoding uncharacterized protein LOC114187028 isoform X1, whose translation is MNSFDQSHQTTSFRYNPNSNTMNHADDDAEFSGILDIYVHHARNIHNICIYDNQDVYAKFSLTYNPDDTLSTRIINGGGENPIFNENLRMKITQMDAVLKCEIWMFSRSRNHLEDQLLGFALVQISQVVGKGKVTEDYSLSSTDLFHCPAGTVQLTVSLDTCFPTSSKVNSLSQSATNSSISSEVVLLDSKISQDIADPVEYSRIEFPDVGVMKDNQKLVSEYFNLDSYGSSASRPNSVGFLPFLQLGDSPQGNDYEMTVTDSDENHESIPPNVSTQNSVFPSSTTTSLSDDRNSSDSVEDKSNLRGESRNSFNVSVKVEGYQNSGASPDTPTSKKESGARDDKESKFPSSKEKEINSERNTEPARFGQVFSAPLRNINMEAEQSVMQQQIVDMYMRSMQQFTESLAKMKIPMDLDKPESEGHGDVIQNHNNSKLEIDKKMDGSRVFYGSRAFF
- the LOC114187028 gene encoding uncharacterized protein LOC114187028 isoform X2; the protein is MNSFDQSHQTTSFRNIHNICIYDNQDVYAKFSLTYNPDDTLSTRIINGGGENPIFNENLRMKITQMDAVLKCEIWMFSRSRNHLEDQLLGFALVQISQVVGKGKVTEDYSLSSTDLFHCPAGTVQLTVSLDTCFPTSSKVNSLSQSATNSSISSEVVLLDSKISQDIADPVEYSRIEFPDVGVMKDNQKLVSEYFNLDSYGSSASRPNSVGFLPFLQLGDSPQGNDYEMTVTDSDENHESIPPNVSTQNSVFPSSTTTSLSDDRNSSDSVEDKSNLRGESRNSFNVSVKVEGYQNSGASPDTPTSKKESGARDDKESKFPSSKEKEINSERNTEPARFGQVFSAPLRNINMEAEQSVMQQQIVDMYMRSMQQFTESLAKMKIPMDLDKPESEGHGDVIQNHNNSKLEIDKKMDGSRVFYGSRAFF